The segment CCGTAGCGCATCAGAAACTCGGCAATTTCCAGATAACTCACCCCGCTTTCATGCCCGGCACCATCCTGATAACCAAGCATGGTTAATGCTGACGCAAAGTGCCGCCGCCGGCCATTTTCCCTGTCGAAACGTTTTGATACATAGGTGTGGTGGCGATTGTTTAGTTTCAATGCCACTCCTTCGGCCACACGTATGCCTGCTTTTTGTGCAAGCTGGTTAACCACACACTCCCAGCCGCCCACATTCATATAATCGCCCGAACTGGGGAATTTGGCAATCCATAAATGCTTTTGCGGATCAATTACACTTGCTTTCGGTCTCGCGCCGCCCAGCGATGAGCCCGGATTCATGAGCATGTTCAGCAGCATTTCGCCGTGGTAATCTGCTTCGTCGTTTTCTTCAATGTATTTGCTGGCCGCCTGCAACTCGCGCAGCGCTGTCCATGGGGGTGTGGTAAAATCCTTGTCGTTGTTTACAAACTCGCCGTCAACATCTTCCTTAAAGCGAATACCGCCCACACGGTATGCATCAAACACCCCAAGCAGGTAATCCGACTCCGTAAGCCGCCGTGCCGTTCGCCCCTCTGTTTTCGCCCGCATGTTTTCGCGCCGGTCCATAAGCACACGCCCCCAGCGGTCAGGGCACGAATCCAGAAAAATGCCAAAGTTTGTTTTGCTGCCCGAAGGGAAATACCGTCCGCTGTACAAATTCAGGTCAGGATCAAGCATTACATACGCCCCTGATTGCAGCCAGGCTTTCTCATATTCAAACGAAAACACCTCCTTCCCTTTGGCTGCAATGGCAGTAAGCGTGCCCATCCGCACCGGATCGCCCTGCTCAAACCAATCGGCATATACATAAATCGTGCGATCCTGTTTCATATTCTTTACTCTTTGCATTTTCTGAAATGCAAATGCATAATAACAAACCAATTACTTTCTCCGCCGCCCGTTTTTGCCCGCAATACTAAGCT is part of the Bacteroidota bacterium genome and harbors:
- a CDS encoding HipA domain-containing protein; this translates as MGTLTAIAAKGKEVFSFEYEKAWLQSGAYVMLDPDLNLYSGRYFPSGSKTNFGIFLDSCPDRWGRVLMDRRENMRAKTEGRTARRLTESDYLLGVFDAYRVGGIRFKEDVDGEFVNNDKDFTTPPWTALRELQAASKYIEENDEADYHGEMLLNMLMNPGSSLGGARPKASVIDPQKHLWIAKFPSSGDYMNVGGWECVVNQLAQKAGIRVAEGVALKLNNRHHTYVSKRFDRENGRRRHFASALTMLGYQDGAGHESGVSYLEIAEFLMRYGAQTNADLEELWRRILFSVCVKNTDDHLRNHGFLLQPDGWRLSPAYDMNPNPWGEGLSLNISEQDNSLSTDLVMSVAEYFRVKSARAHKIAGEVKKAVAGWRKEAKALNILAAEQEKISVAFE